A genome region from Platichthys flesus chromosome 12, fPlaFle2.1, whole genome shotgun sequence includes the following:
- the sanbr gene encoding SANT and BTB domain regulator of class switch recombination, producing MSRYCSDNNNFPYDNNVLVLDMVLGSMWEVPQPINWDNVAKLVPGFTPKECARRFEELKNTGGFPHVDNQCNTLTEGGTSPSNGLSILLDTGETVDSGDSQSSSKVTGSKSTLSGRAGGGVEKKEKRVSVDEDDRPQKPRDPNMVIHVCDETKNLKQDFTCPRDLLVKEMRYFAEYLSVDAQRWEEVDISVHCDVQIFDWLMNYVRRNSAGEGNRDKPRLEPSNVISILISSEFLKMDTLVDECIQYCYKYMSTIVATPCNMNCINSNLATRIAELFSHNEADDIRDKKDKFKSKLFQKKIERLFDPTYQSRDSPGNASTLYRCGLCVKMLTKDTERKICCVPGKINVDAQGEIIYTHTRQRSWDVHDYISGLYEELKSWVLVYWRIWGTVNYLTCSRCQQLFVCAELTHCKYHQDSVLYPGPGAEKGLHGAGIYPCCNQRVLRFDPTGMPKGCKMRDHIVNLPDEENCDEVTSAQIRVLNDLLLHRDAVCVSNTPPVDGTEESPSSAEKVQDCDVLLEPTLLGPLRGDGSTFSLLKNWSLQLRHQSLLSEDEEYTTGSEVTEDEVGDEEELSKKQAAKKAKKAHRPLKKQMSSPNFQRKDKPEKSQTRDNTPFVVSVQRSKWDSSRSMRYNQDAQREEDQRRMVEIIGHLTKTRFGDEEQGRSKDTKEPAGGTYSRLEGQFKSISQARQSSEKTPRSKTRYAQIRTT from the exons ATGAGCCGCTACTGCTCGGACAACAACAACTTCCCCTATGACAACAACGTCCTGGTTTTGGACATGGTGCTGGGCTCTATGTGGGAAGTACCCCAGCCCATAAACTGGGACAACGTCGCCAAGCTGGTCCCAGGATTCACTCCCAAGGAG TGTGCCCGTCGATTTGAGGAGCTGAAGAACACAGGGGGGTTCCCTCATGTCGACAACCAATGTAATACTCTGACAGAGGGAGGTACCTCCCCTTCCAATGGCCTGTCTATCTTGCTGGACACTGGGGAGACGGTCGACTCAGGAGacagccagagcagcagcaaagtTACAG GCTCTAAATCGACCCTCTCAGGAAGGGCTGGGGGGGGtgtggagaagaaagagaaacgaGTGTCGGTAGATGAGGACGACCGACCTCAGAAGCCAAGAGA TCCCAATATGGTCATCCACGTGTGTGATGAGACTAAGAACCTGAAGCAGGACTTCACATGTCCCAGAGATCTTCTCGTTAAGGAGATGCGTTACTTCGCTGAGTACTTGTCTGTGGACGCCCAGAgatgggaggaggtggacatCTCAGTGCACTGTGACGTGCAGATCTTCGACTGGCTCATGAACTACGTCAGGAGGAACTCCGCAGGAGAGGGAAACAGGGACAAACCCCGGCTCG AGCCCAGCAATGTGATCTCAATCCTGATCTCCTCCGAGTTCTTGAAGATGGATACGTTA GTGGATGAATGTATCCAGTACTGCTACAAATACATGAGCACCATCGTGGCTACACCCTGTAACATGAACTGCATCAACAGCAACCTGGCCACACGCATCGCCGAGCTCTTCAGCCACAACGAGGCGGACGACATCAGGGACAAAAAGGACAAGTTCAAGAG CAAGTTGTTCCAGAAGAAAATCGAGCGTCTCTTCGATCCCACCTATCAGAGCAGAGATTCACCGGGCAACGCCTCGACCCTCTACAG gtgtggtttgtgtgtgaagatgctgaccaaagacacagagaggaagattTGTTGTGTTCCAGGGAAAATCAACGTCGATGCTCAAGGAGAAATCATCTATACCCACACAAG acAGAGGAGTTGGGACGTGCATGATTACATTAGTGGACTATATGAGGAGCTCAAGTCCTGGGTCCTGGTTTACTGGAGAATCTGGGGTACAGTCAACTACCTCACCTGCTCCCGATGCCAacag ttgtttgtctgtgcagaGCTGACCCACTGCAAGTACCACCAAGACAGTGTTCTGTACCCTGGCCCTGGTGCTGAGAAGGGCTTGCATGGTGCAGGAATTTATCCCTGCTGCAACCAGAGGGTTCTCCGCTTTGACCCCACTGGAATGCCCAAG ggcTGTAAGATGCGGGACCACATAGTGAACCTACCTGATGAAGAGAACTGTGATGAGGTGACCTCAGCTCAGATCAGAGTCCTCAatgacctgctgctgcacagagacgcagtgtgtgtgtccaacacACCACCGGTAGATGG tactgAGGAGAGTCCGTCCAGTGCAGAGAAGGTTCAGGACTGTGATGTTCTCTTGGAGCCAACACTCCTTGGACCTCTGAGAGGAGACGGCAGCACT TTTTCCCTCTTGAAAAACTGGAGTCTGCAGCTG AGGCACCAGTCTCTTCTGTCAGAGGACGAGGAGTACACcacggggtcagaggtcactgaaGATGAGGTgggggatgaagaggagctgTCCAAGAAACAAG ctgctaAGAAGGCAAAGAAGGCTCACAGACCTCTGAAGAAACAAATGTCCTCTCCCAACTTCCAACGCAAAGACAAACCAGAGAAA TCACAGACGAGGGACAACACACCTTTCGT aGTGAGCGTTCAGAGAAGTAAGTGGGACAGCTCTCGCTCCATGCGCTACAACCAGGACGCTCAGAGAGAAGAAG ACCAGCGTCGCATGGTGGAGATCATCGGCCACCTGACGAAGACGAGGTTTGGAGACGAGGAGCAGGGCAGATCTAAGGACActaaagag ccGGCAGGGGGAACCTACTCCAGATTGGAAGGGCAGTTTAAAAGTATATCTCAAGCCAGACAGAGTTCAGAGAAGACACCCag ATCTAAAACTCGCTACGCTCAGATCCGGACAACGTAA